The genomic interval GCTGGCGAACAAGTTCGATAAGGTGCAGTTTGATGGAGAGTCTACAGAGCACTATGAGGAGGTGAGAAAGCAAACCAAGGCTTTTGCcgagcagcttctcgagatggagaagaagttcTGGCCTGTCCTGGAGTAGAAAAATGCGTCTGAGTGAATAAATGAGTTGTGTATGACGGTCAACGTTCTATGtacacttctgaatcaGTAGTGTATCTTGTATGTATACTATATAATAGGAGAGCTCATAATTGAAGCCCCTCTCGTGTGCTTCTACTGTACCATAACTCACACTCACAACCGACAGTAATATTGCGTATATTATTGATCTAACGTTCCGATACCACTCTCCTCCTAATCTAACATGCACTGTCTATTAAGCATCCTGTACCTTGGCATAACTAGGAGGCTTGAGTTTTGCTTTTatggccttggcagccCACACGGGGATAAGGGCAGCCGAAAGAATGACAGCCACCTGCCAGTATAAGTCTGGCTTTTGAAAGTATTCGAGGTTGAAGTACTCGCCCAGAAACGGAATGGAACCGCAGTATAGCCCGAGAGATACCACCTCGGTAATTACCATGGTCTTGTTCCACTTGATcacctccagagccaccatGAACAGCTCGTTGAGAAGTAGACCCGTGTATGAGACAGCAAccatggtggtgaagaGGGTCTGGTCGAGACCGGTGAACACCTGGGCCAGTCCTTGCACAATGATACCTTGGTACAAGGAAATGAGCACCCAGATGAAAAAGGTGCTCCATGAGAGCGACTTACCCTCTGTCAGCTCCTTATACAGCTCCGGGTAGAGCTTGGCCAGGTGCTCGTCCACATCTTTATCGAGCACCAGCGAAAAGACGGGCATCATGGTGTACACCGTAGCATAGCCTACCATGAGCCATCCTTGATAGAGAGCCAGAGGCTCGAATCGAGATGACACAGAATACACAGTTTGACACACGGAGATAATGAGTCCTCGGTGAATGACAAACAGCGCCAGTTTGGCCGACCGTTTGTATGAGTTTCTTCCATGCCAAAGCAACAGCTTGGTGAGATGGCAGAACTGAGTGATGGAAAAGTCAGCTGCCAGACTGGCTTGTCGGCCCTCTTTTCCAACAATACCAACTCCCACGTCGGCAGCCTGGATCATGGAAACATCGTTGCCTCCGTCTCCAATACAGAGCACCCGTTTCTTTGTATGCTGTCTGATCAACAAGGCCATATCTGCTTTCTGCTGAGGATGGCATCGACAAGCAATCACTGCGGGGAGTTTTGTGGCCACAGTAATGAACTCGGTCTGGTAGAGGTTCAGGAACTGCTGTAAGGACTCTCCGTCAATCAACAGAGCAGCATCAGTCTTGAACTGCAGGTACTCCAATTGATCCAAAGCAGCCTCGCGGCCCTTGAGTTTTGTGATTGTGTGCACATGCTGGCCACGTGACACAAGTTTGGACGATACGGCCACACATCGAGCCGTCTCAACCTTGTCTCCGGTCAACATCCAGATTTTGATGCCTGCGTTTCGCAGGAGCTCCAGAGACACCTTTACGTCCTTCTGGAGTCGGTCCTCGACACCAGTCAGACCCAGAAGCTCCAGATCGTGCTCCAGATGCTCCgtgatcacgtgagcgATCGCGTGATCTCGTCTATGCATTGCCATCTGCGCCTTCGCATATGCTTCAGAAAAGGCCTCGTACGACTTCTTGGACAGCCGCTTTCGGCCCACCACCAGTGTTCGTAGACCCTCGCGAGCCATATTTGctgtctcctcctccagccagTCGTTGGTCTGCACAATGCTAGCCATGACGGTATCGGCTCCCTTTTCAAAAAACCAGTAGTCGTCTCCATCTCGAACAACAATGCCCATTCGTTTCGATTCGGATGTGAATGGGAACacgttgagaatctcgtaTTCCCGTAGCTGGCCGGTAGATTCCAGTTGCAAGACCATAGAGCTTCTGTCTCGACGAACAAGACGAAGGCCGACCTCGGCAGTCCAATTGACAATGGCAATTTCATCGGGAGATGCAGCCTGATACGTCAGAGTGCCGTCTTCGTAGGAAGGAGTGACAGAATGACAAATGGCCAAAGCTGTGACAATGTCTTTGACTCGGTTTCCGATCTCTCGTCTTGATCGAGGTCCGGCTTCCCCGCCAGAGTTGACAAAGTCGCGCACTTCGTCCATGGCCTCCCCGGCGTACGAAACAGTGCCCACATggatcttcttcatctccatgtcGTTCTGGGTAAGTGTTCCTGTCTTGTCGGAAAGCACGTACTCGATTCGGCCAAGGTCTTCGGGAATGGTGGATGTTCGCACAACAGTGTCTGGAATGGAAGAGTCATGCTCAATCTGGTATGCGTAGACCGACTTGGCCATGTCGAGGTTGACTCGGAGAGAAACAGGGATGATTGTGGAGAAAAGAATGAGAAAGCGCATCACGTCGACGTACCATTCTTTTCCAAATCCGTGGAGTGCCACAAGAACAAAGGAGAGCAAGAAGACGCAGAAGCAGAGCATTTTCGACAGAGAGTTGAGCTCGAGTTCAAGCAGACCGGTTTTAGTGCCTGCTCGAGATGTGTTGAGAGCCTGGCGGGTTTCTGCGCCTACGTAAACAACGATTCCAACGGCTGTTCCGCTGGCGAGAACCGTGTTGGCCCACATTGTGTTGTCGACTGAGAGACCCATGGAGTCGGTTCCAACAGTGACCTTTCCTTCAAATTGGTGGATGGATTTTCGCGGCGGTTCTGCCGTGACTGTCACGAGATCCTTGAGATCGGTTTCCGACAGCTTTTGGGTGATGTGAGGTGCGATTCTTAGTTTCCAGTCCGTTTCACCGTCGAGTTGATCGGTTCGAATAAAACACTCAGCTGATTCTTCCGACGACTGGAGAAGCACCATGTCTGCGGGGACACGCTGGTCTTTGTGGATCTGGACGAGCTGGCCGACATggatgtcacgtgaagcGACCTGGGTCACCTGATCCAGAACCGTGTAAGTTTCTGAGTTTGATTCATTGTCTCTTCGTCGTCGCAGGATGTCGTCCCATGCCTCCTTTCCCATCGTTACCGTCAATACAAAGGCCAGGGGAACGACGTAGGACGACAAGTAGCCGATCCGCAGTGCCGGAATGGCCTGCGACAAAGCAACCAGCAGAAAATAGAGATTGAAGAAAAACTTGAATTGCTCATAGAGAATCTTTGGAATGAATGACCAGGGCGAGTACTTGGCGTTGGACACGgcgttggaggtggacaGATCGGGATGTCGCGGGTCGATGACCCGTTCTTCTGCCTCGGCTTCTTGATTGTGACGGTTGCGATGGTCTCGGTGTCCTCGCCGCTCGGTCTGGGGACCGTCGCCAATCAGTGGCACGCTGTCCTCGTCCATGTGTGGCTGTAGATTGGCCAAGGGGATACTTTCCGACATACGGCGGGTGTATTGGTTGGAGAGAAAAGTGACGCCCTTGACGTACACGTGGCGCAGTAGACGGACAGGCTGATGGGGGAGGGAGAGTAGTCGTCGGTGTGTTCGTTTCACTTTGCACGGTGGGGCACGACTCTCGGGAGGAGGTCGTCTGCACTAGTGGAGGCGTGGTAGGGTCGTCACGTACAGTCGTAGTGTCTTGTTATGCCTTCTGCGCAGTGCTGTGGTGTTGTGCGGTTGTGCTGTATGTATGTTTTATGCACACTAATTATACCGTCCCTCCCAAAAAAACGGCCGCTGACAAGATCTGAACTAAGCACCTATAAAGTTGGCATATAGGGGGGTACAGTCAAGACAAGAGACCTGAGAGAGGTTCTAGAGAGAGATATGGAGAGGGGGGAGGGTGTAGTATGGGTTACGTGACTCCAAGGATTGCTGTGGAGGGTTTTATCTATTAATCCCGTACCTAAAGGGTTTGTTAGAGACACCCGATAAGTTGCTCTACATGGTTGAATGTAGAGGTGTGAAGGTGACTATGACTAAGAGGCACTCCattagtacagtagctacgaAGCAAGGACTGGTGGAAATACACACCtgtctcacgtgattctATTAGGTCTTGTGATGTGACTTCGTACAATTAATCAATCTACGAATATCTCGAGGCTATGTTGTGTCTGACTCGAGGGTCAGGCACGTGTTAGGTACAGGTAAGTGGGACGTGAACTAAGAGTAAACAAAATGACTCACATAGAGACGAAACAAGCTAACTATTGCAGTCAGATGGTCAACTAATTAGTTTGATGTAAGTTGAAGACCAAGTAAAATACGTACACCGATATCATTCAATGAAGCCATTTTGTAGGTCTAAAAACGTTCAAATACACCAATATATCGTCGAATAACACTTTCTTATCACTACAAACTGTACCCATCGCAGCTAACAccccttcttctcgccTAGTGCTACTCACCACTATCTCCACAAGGTTTGAAATTTGGCGCTGAGCATAAACGACAAGCATGGACTATCGGAGATTCACAACACCGCCAAATACAAGTCCAACTAACACAAAAAGAGTGGAAGCCATCGGATAAAATCAGCACACATAATGAACTCAACTCCGGCCAATTCAACGCCTCTACCGCCATTACAACCCTTCACACCAGGCTCCTCGGCTGCAACGCCCGCACCAATAGCTCTGACCAGGTCCAAGCCCCGTAGACGGCTGTCGTCGAACGTGGTGGGTGTGTCGGACCGGCGGCGGCTGCTGCAAATGCTTCAAAACGTGGAGGAAGTGTCTCCAGGTCCCGATAGTGCAAGTGAAGCGGGAGAGTCGCCGTCTATTCGATCTCAAGATGAAGCACATCTGGAACATCTTTCTTCGGCGAGAATCTGCATGGATgaagacaaggagctgtTGATTCATCAGGCGCTACCAGCATTTGAAAATACGCTGCTTCGGTTCGTACAGGCGTTGTCCAAGTACGACTTTCGACAGGATCTGGCAGAAACCCTGATGGAGACAGAATCGCAGTTTTGTGAGGCCGTGgacgagctggtggagcaCCAACAGGCGGCACAGACAATCGCGGCACTGGAACGTGTCAGTGAAGGGTTGGACGACAAGATTCGAGACATGATCCGCAAACTGGCAGAGTGCAGACGAGAGCTGCGAAACTACCAGCCCAACAACGAGAACCAGTCGACCTTGTCGTCGGCAGATCTGCTGACATATGCCACGCGAATTGCAAACTTCACCACAGCTCCTCCGTACTTTAGAGAGCGGCCTGAGCACTCGAAGCTGCCCTGGCCAATTGAAGACGAGATGAGAAAGGGATTGCTGGCTCTTATGGAAGTAGGAAAGGACAAGACGGAGCTCGGAGAGCTGGCGGACCCGGAGAAGTTCGCACACACCGCTGCAAATGGTGTGGCTCCCAATGGAGCGGCTCCCGTGGCCAACGGAGTAGCTCAGAACCACAACAATGGATATGCTATGGAACGACGACTATCGACGGGCTACGGAAGCGATAATGATGGCGATACGAATATGAACGGAAGGAGTGGTTTGGCGGGTCTGGACATCtttgacgatgatgatgatgacgatgacgatgattAATGAAGCGCGTTATGTTTTACGCAGTGCGAGAAGCCTGGGACTCGGAAAACTTCGAAAATGGGTGTGCTTCGAGTGCGTAGCACGACCAGCGCGGGATGACTATTGCACAAGCTAtcaaactacaagtaggctTGTCGTCATTTCAAGGAACTTGTgctactacttgtagtagtatATATCCCCTATTAACAAGCAAATGATGGCAGTAGACTTCATAGTTATAAAGTGTAGAAGATGTTTAAGGGCTTAGTGAGAACGATTGATCGTTTGTATTTTTAGTAACTTGAACGGACGATGCTCTTGGTCGTGTCAATATGACAGTGTCTACAAGTGGAAGACGCAGACAGTCTTTAGCTCGATACAGCCAAGTCTGTCCTGTTTCTGCAATTTCTCCAACTTAGCACATCGACACTCTGCAGTCGTACAATTGACTCTACAGGTGCAAAAGCAGCTGGTGCTTCGCACTCATCATTCCATCTGGCAATACAATAAATCTACTCTACTTACAagtccttgagctcaacATCATCTCTGGACGAACCCACAGGAGCCTCTCGCTCCCTAGTTTCGCCGGTAGGAGCCTCGTTCAGTACctgcttgagcttggccttggccatgtCCGTGGCCTCGGCAATCATGGTATTGGTCATGTGAGTCAGAGGACCCCACAAATGCAATGTGTGGATGACGTAGGCGGCACCAGCAGCCACCAGAAGGAACATGAAGTAGACTGGCGATCGCAAAACAGCCATAATCTCGTTCCAACCcaacagaagcagcagaccATACATGTAAAGAGGAATCTGGGTAGTGGACTGAATGGTGGACCGCTTGGCCTCAAGATACAGACCCTCAGCCTGCTTCTTAAACTTTTCAATCAGCGACGCCTGTCTCTTTGGGGTCAGAATCACTGCAAACGCAGtctcgtcatcgtcgtcctcgtcatcctcaAGAGCAACAGTAGGCTCAATAGACTTCCCAGAGCTCAATTTTGCAGTCGACAACAGTGGCATAATTTCCAGAGCCTGCTCTCGCGACTTGGCAAATGCGCCGTCGATATCATCTCCAGGACGCCACACAATGGGTACTCCATTGGCATCGTATCGGAAGGactccttgaacttgttTTTGAGACGGCTGAGAACTTGCTCTTCCTTGGAAAGTTCCTTGAGCTCAGCACCGAAAACAGCCCAGGCCTCCTGCTGGATCTGTTTGAGACCCTCGGCAGAAGTTTTGGGTGAACCAAAGCCGAAAGAAAACGCACTGGGGGCGGAAGGCGAATAGTTGGGgtcaatcttcttgatggACGCATTCAGAAGCGTTTCGAAGGACTCCAGAATTCGGTCCCACACTGTCTCATCGGGCTTGTTGAGATTCTCGTCGAATTCCTCGTGGAACGAGCTCTTGAACCGTTTGGCAGACCGCGAAATAAGCCGGTCAATCTCAACCTTGCTCTTGTGGTCACGCAGAGTGTCCAGCTCCTgttccagagcagccagtGTGTCGTCATACGAGAAGTGCGACGAATTGGGCTGGCCAATGGCAGCAGTCACCTGCTTGGCATTGTCGATGAAATGAGCATGGGCAGCTTTGGAGGCTCGAGAGAGGTTTTCGCCAAAAGTGAGAGCAGAAGAGGACTCCAGAGCGGCGTTGAACTGTTCCAGAGATTCACGCTTCAGCTGGGCGAGATACGACTGATACACCTTGCCCAAGTCGTTGTCGACGCGGTCCTCCAGCTTTTCAAGAGTCGCGGAATACACCGAGGGAGTGTATCGAGACGCCTGGGAGTCATACTCGTCCACTGTTTGTTTTCGAGCCTCTCCCATGAGCCCTCCGAGCACCGCAGAGGCCACAGCGCCACCAGAAAGCTGATCTCGGATTTTGACTAGCAGAGAAAGGAAGATATCGAGCGCGCCGGCAGCGATTTCGTCGCATCGGAACCGCGCAACCAGAATCTGCTGCGTGGGCAGATCCAGATCCTTGTTCTGCTCAATCTGGTCCCAGACCTGCTCGGCGTAGAAAGACCATCCGTCCAGAGGCACGTTTCGGTGGTAAACGGGCTTGAAGACATAGTTGGGGTCCTTGGGCACAGTGAATCGACATGCCAGCTGCTCCACGTCGGCGTAGAACTCGTTGGGCTGCAGAAGCTTGTGAGGTAGAGCTGTGAACTGCAAATCAAAGAAGTCCTCTAGTTTGGCATGCTCCAGACCTTCGGGCTTGTTAATAGAGTCCCAAAGCTTACCCATATCCGTCTTGAGGGTTGTAGACAGGTTGGCTAGAGGAGTAGCTCCAATGTGGTCTCTGATGACAAACATGATTAGCGACCTGTTCTGAGAGGTGGCAAAcaggttgaggttgaccTCAAACACAGTCTTGAGCAGTCCCATGTTGGCGCCCTGGTAGAGACCAATCTGATGTTCCCAGATGTTGACAATGAGCACTTCGGAGGTGGCGAGAGCGAACAGAGCCGATTTTCGCTCAAAGTCCTGGTCCTCACCTCGTTCTCTACCATCAGTTCCCTCGACGTCCATCACAAGCACTCCCGAGTCGGAACAATCCTGGCTGTGAGCCGAGTTGGCTGAGTGGGGAGCCTCGAGCTGAGCACGGGCCATCCAGATACCCTTTGTGGTCTGTTGACGAGCGGTTTCATTCATGACGTCGAACTGGGTGCCAAACAGGGCATTGAGGAGAGTCGATTTACCGGTGGACTGGGAACCGAAGACGGCAACTACATGGTAGTCAAGACCAGCACGGTCAAGATGCACCTTTTTGAAGTAAGAGGAGACGTCTGGGTTGAACTCCTTATTTCCGTCAATGAGTTGGAGCGAGGGAATACCGGCGTAAGAGCCAGGTGTCGACTTGGCAGACTTCTGGGAGGTAGGAACTGCGTGGGAGGCAGCAGGAGTGGGAGCAGCCTTGTGAACGGGGGAGGAAGCGGGAATGGACTTCTCAGCGGGAGAAGACACGGGCTTTCGTTCAACAGGCTTGTGCTCTCTCTCCACGGGCTTGTGCTCGGACTTGAGTCCCTCAGGAACAGGGGCGGCAATTGGCTCCGGAGCAGGAATGGGTTCAGGGGCAGCAATTGGTTCAGGGGCGGCAATTGGTTCAGGGGCGGTCACAGGAGCCACGCCAGACTCTCTCACGGGTCTAGAGgcgggaggaggaggagcagggtggtggtgggtggtgACGGGTGAGTGGGACGAGTGAGACGAGCTGACAGAGTGGCTG from Yarrowia lipolytica chromosome 1F, complete sequence carries:
- a CDS encoding uncharacterized protein (Compare to YALI0F01122g, similar to Saccharomyces cerevisiae NEO1 (YIL048W); ancestral locus Anc_7.234, similar to uniprot|P40527 Saccharomyces cerevisiae YIL048w Potential phospholipid-transporting ATPase 4 (EC 3. 6.3.1) and KLLA0C08393g Kluyveromyces lactis IPF 6246.1); translated protein: MSESIPLANLQPHMDEDSVPLIGDGPQTERRGHRDHRNRHNQEAEAEERVIDPRHPDLSTSNAVSNAKYSPWSFIPKILYEQFKFFFNLYFLLVALSQAIPALRIGYLSSYVVPLAFVLTVTMGKEAWDDILRRRRDNESNSETYTVLDQVTQVASRDIHVGQLVQIHKDQRVPADMVLLQSSEESAECFIRTDQLDGETDWKLRIAPHITQKLSETDLKDLVTVTAEPPRKSIHQFEGKVTVGTDSMGLSVDNTMWANTVLASGTAVGIVVYVGAETRQALNTSRAGTKTGLLELELNSLSKMLCFCVFLLSFVLVALHGFGKEWYVDVMRFLILFSTIIPVSLRVNLDMAKSVYAYQIEHDSSIPDTVVRTSTIPEDLGRIEYVLSDKTGTLTQNDMEMKKIHVGTVSYAGEAMDEVRDFVNSGGEAGPRSRREIGNRVKDIVTALAICHSVTPSYEDGTLTYQAASPDEIAIVNWTAEVGLRLVRRDRSSMVLQLESTGQLREYEILNVFPFTSESKRMGIVVRDGDDYWFFEKGADTVMASIVQTNDWLEEETANMAREGLRTLVVGRKRLSKKSYEAFSEAYAKAQMAMHRRDHAIAHVITEHLEHDLELLGLTGVEDRLQKDVKVSLELLRNAGIKIWMLTGDKVETARCVAVSSKLVSRGQHVHTITKLKGREAALDQLEYLQFKTDAALLIDGESLQQFLNLYQTEFITVATKLPAVIACRCHPQQKADMALLIRQHTKKRVLCIGDGGNDVSMIQAADVGVGIVGKEGRQASLAADFSITQFCHLTKLLLWHGRNSYKRSAKLALFVIHRGLIISVCQTVYSVSSRFEPLALYQGWLMVGYATVYTMMPVFSLVLDKDVDEHLAKLYPELYKELTEGKSLSWSTFFIWVLISLYQGIIVQGLAQVFTGLDQTLFTTMVAVSYTGLLLNELFMVALEVIKWNKTMVITEVVSLGLYCGSIPFLGEYFNLEYFQKPDLYWQVAVILSAALIPVWAAKAIKAKLKPPSYAKVQDA
- a CDS encoding uncharacterized protein (Compare to YALI0F01144g, similar to Saccharomyces cerevisiae MED4 (YOR174W); ancestral locus Anc_6.65, uniprot|Q8WZL6 Yarrowia lipolytica Med4 protein transcription regulation mediator), which gives rise to MNSTPANSTPLPPLQPFTPGSSAATPAPIALTRSKPRRRLSSNVVGVSDRRRLLQMLQNVEEVSPGPDSASEAGESPSIRSQDEAHLEHLSSARICMDEDKELLIHQALPAFENTLLRFVQALSKYDFRQDLAETLMETESQFCEAVDELVEHQQAAQTIAALERVSEGLDDKIRDMIRKLAECRRELRNYQPNNENQSTLSSADLLTYATRIANFTTAPPYFRERPEHSKLPWPIEDEMRKGLLALMEVGKDKTELGELADPEKFAHTAANGVAPNGAAPVANGVAQNHNNGYAMERRLSTGYGSDNDGDTNMNGRSGLAGLDIFDDDDDDDDDD
- a CDS encoding uncharacterized protein (Compare to YALI0F01166g, similar to wi|NCU09610.1 Neurospora crassa NCU09610. 1 hypothetical protein, similar to Saccharomyces cerevisiae SEY1 (YOR165W); ancestral locus Anc_6.56), with product MVLYFFPPLPSYPYSYLHIARAAQLYCSMVNVFQLELHSTPHKTTTANMDDFSSSRKEIEDAFSFEGDKTDRLASSLNDSPEEKMIRNHLDSVPPPNPFTVPPPMAFDEKSFEKERSFDRSSAAASPSASTFRQSDSFEPLLTKDDILGRSSSESVNKMTSQSHGAPPVPSSRPPASRVPVSGYDSHDSHSVSSSHSSHSPVTTHHHPAPPPPASRPVRESGVAPVTAPEPIAAPEPIAAPEPIPAPEPIAAPVPEGLKSEHKPVEREHKPVERKPVSSPAEKSIPASSPVHKAAPTPAASHAVPTSQKSAKSTPGSYAGIPSLQLIDGNKEFNPDVSSYFKKVHLDRAGLDYHVVAVFGSQSTGKSTLLNALFGTQFDVMNETARQQTTKGIWMARAQLEAPHSANSAHSQDCSDSGVLVMDVEGTDGRERGEDQDFERKSALFALATSEVLIVNIWEHQIGLYQGANMGLLKTVFEVNLNLFATSQNRSLIMFVIRDHIGATPLANLSTTLKTDMGKLWDSINKPEGLEHAKLEDFFDLQFTALPHKLLQPNEFYADVEQLACRFTVPKDPNYVFKPVYHRNVPLDGWSFYAEQVWDQIEQNKDLDLPTQQILVARFRCDEIAAGALDIFLSLLVKIRDQLSGGAVASAVLGGLMGEARKQTVDEYDSQASRYTPSVYSATLEKLEDRVDNDLGKVYQSYLAQLKRESLEQFNAALESSSALTFGENLSRASKAAHAHFIDNAKQVTAAIGQPNSSHFSYDDTLAALEQELDTLRDHKSKVEIDRLISRSAKRFKSSFHEEFDENLNKPDETVWDRILESFETLLNASIKKIDPNYSPSAPSAFSFGFGSPKTSAEGLKQIQQEAWAVFGAELKELSKEEQVLSRLKNKFKESFRYDANGVPIVWRPGDDIDGAFAKSREQALEIMPLLSTAKLSSGKSIEPTVALEDDEDDDDETAFAVILTPKRQASLIEKFKKQAEGLYLEAKRSTIQSTTQIPLYMYGLLLLLGWNEIMAVLRSPVYFMFLLVAAGAAYVIHTLHLWGPLTHMTNTMIAEATDMAKAKLKQVLNEAPTGETREREAPVGSSRDDVELKDL